One window from the genome of Candidatus Yanofskybacteria bacterium encodes:
- a CDS encoding UDP-N-acetylglucosamine--N-acetylmuramyl-(pentapeptide) pyrophosphoryl-undecaprenol N-acetylglucosamine transferase: MERIEFMPIRILLTGAGSGGHVYPLIAVAEELQKLAGQTSQDLELKFIGAGGFIKDAAVIMGVAVIDIASPKWRRYLSIQNFVDSLKVPLGFLQALFHVWQFMPDLIFSKGGHDSFLPVLAARLFSIPIIIHESDVIPGKANLRVGKWAKKIFLAFDEARVYFKQNSIEVVGNPMRAGIANLVDKAVALSAFNLDPNKPTVLITGASQGAQVINEKLLLSLTELTKKFQVIHQCGLNNYDNTNSQILRIVKEGEGTFGKVIAENYRLYPAFDLQQMTLAYSASDVIVGRSGAGTIFEIAAVGKPAIIIPLKGSASDHQLANAREFAKFGAIVIEQDNLTAHILINEIENAYGNRVELSQKIKQFARLEAARIIAQQILGFVIS, translated from the coding sequence GTGGAAAGAATTGAATTTATGCCCATACGCATTTTACTAACTGGTGCTGGTTCTGGCGGGCATGTATACCCGCTTATTGCCGTGGCAGAAGAATTACAGAAATTGGCTGGCCAAACAAGCCAGGATTTGGAGTTAAAATTTATTGGCGCTGGTGGGTTTATAAAAGACGCAGCCGTTATTATGGGTGTTGCTGTTATTGACATCGCAAGCCCTAAATGGCGCCGTTATTTGAGTATCCAAAATTTTGTAGATAGTTTGAAGGTGCCACTTGGATTTTTGCAGGCGTTATTCCATGTTTGGCAATTTATGCCAGATTTAATTTTTTCCAAGGGGGGGCATGATTCTTTTTTGCCGGTGCTTGCGGCTCGTCTTTTTTCTATTCCGATTATAATTCATGAATCAGATGTCATACCTGGTAAGGCAAATCTTAGGGTTGGCAAGTGGGCTAAAAAGATTTTTTTGGCATTCGATGAAGCCAGGGTTTATTTTAAGCAAAATTCGATTGAGGTAGTTGGTAATCCAATGAGAGCCGGAATTGCTAACTTAGTAGACAAAGCGGTGGCCTTGTCCGCGTTTAACCTTGATCCAAACAAACCAACCGTTTTAATTACCGGTGCTAGCCAGGGTGCGCAAGTTATAAATGAAAAGCTTTTGCTTTCTTTGACTGAACTTACCAAAAAATTCCAGGTTATTCACCAGTGTGGTTTGAATAATTACGATAATACAAACTCTCAAATACTAAGAATCGTCAAAGAAGGAGAAGGTACATTTGGCAAGGTTATTGCAGAAAACTATCGTCTTTACCCTGCTTTTGATTTGCAGCAGATGACTTTGGCTTATTCCGCCTCTGATGTGATTGTGGGACGTTCCGGCGCCGGAACGATATTTGAAATAGCTGCCGTTGGTAAACCAGCAATAATCATTCCCCTTAAGGGTTCAGCTAGCGATCACCAATTGGCTAATGCCAGAGAATTTGCTAAATTTGGAGCTATAGTAATTGAACAAGATAACTTAACTGCGCACATACTAATTAATGAGATAGAGAATGCTTATGGCAATCGTGTTGAGTTATCGCAAAAAATTAAACAATTCGCTAGACTCGAAGCGGCAAGAATCATAGCTCAGCAGATTCTTGGTTTTGTGATTTCTTAA
- the frr gene encoding ribosome recycling factor codes for MNIKDLLNQKKSGFEGVLDFYKNDIASISTGRATPALVEDIIVDAYGQRMHVKELATITTPEPRSLVIQPWDKGVVEAISGAIRKSEIGLNPVVDGQIIRLNIPSLTEERRKEFIKSLKHKTEEARVKIRRIREEIWNKVQAMERGHEIGEDDKFKAKDDLQKIIDDYNKKIEELENKKEQELLN; via the coding sequence ATGAATATTAAAGATTTACTCAATCAAAAAAAGTCTGGTTTTGAGGGGGTTTTGGATTTTTATAAAAATGATATTGCTTCCATAAGCACGGGACGAGCAACTCCGGCGCTAGTGGAGGATATTATTGTTGATGCCTATGGCCAGAGGATGCATGTTAAAGAGCTAGCAACCATTACTACCCCTGAACCGCGATCATTAGTAATACAGCCATGGGACAAGGGTGTAGTTGAGGCAATAAGCGGTGCTATAAGAAAAAGCGAAATAGGGCTGAATCCGGTTGTTGACGGTCAAATTATACGTCTGAACATACCATCATTAACCGAAGAGCGTAGAAAAGAGTTTATCAAATCTCTTAAACATAAAACCGAAGAAGCGCGCGTCAAAATACGCCGAATTCGCGAAGAAATTTGGAACAAGGTTCAGGCAATGGAACGTGGCCATGAAATTGGCGAAGACGATAAGTTTAAAGCCAAAGACGACTTGCAGAAAATCATAGACGACTACAACAAGAAAATTGAAGAATTGGAAAACAAGAAAGAGCAGGAATTATTAAATTAA
- a CDS encoding site-2 protease family protein, which yields MITAIIFIIVLSVLVFVHEFGHFIMAKRAGMKVEEFGFGFPPRAFGIKRGETIYSVNWIPFGGFVKILGEDGQESENPRSFASAKAGVRSGIIVAGVVMNVLLAIVLLVVGNAMGLRVGLVDEASVKQARDIKVQIIQIAAGSPAEQAGLKPLDEIVGFKLDGGTLEVFKVQDVQNFINQNLGKNVIVLVRSANELSEKKMTPRINPPEGEGSLGISLASTGIIKYPWYESIGRGTMDAVNIFHYTVAGYATIIKNIFATGKAGVELSGPVGIAVITGKAARLGFTYLMQFTALISINLAVLNIIPFPALDGGRLLFVGIERLRGRPVSRKIENAVNTVGFALLILLMIYITTKDILKFL from the coding sequence TTGATTACCGCTATAATTTTCATAATTGTTTTAAGCGTGTTGGTTTTTGTCCATGAGTTTGGGCATTTTATTATGGCCAAACGGGCGGGTATGAAAGTGGAGGAATTTGGTTTTGGCTTTCCGCCGCGCGCCTTTGGCATAAAGCGTGGAGAGACAATTTATTCTGTTAACTGGATACCTTTCGGCGGATTCGTTAAAATTTTGGGTGAGGATGGACAAGAGTCAGAAAATCCAAGAAGTTTCGCATCGGCTAAAGCAGGAGTGCGTTCAGGAATCATTGTCGCTGGTGTGGTTATGAATGTTCTATTGGCAATTGTGCTTTTGGTGGTTGGCAATGCCATGGGTCTACGTGTGGGATTAGTTGATGAGGCATCCGTAAAACAGGCTCGTGACATTAAAGTACAAATCATTCAGATTGCCGCCGGAAGTCCTGCGGAGCAAGCGGGATTGAAGCCCTTGGACGAAATAGTTGGATTCAAACTGGACGGCGGAACCCTAGAAGTATTCAAGGTTCAAGATGTGCAGAATTTTATTAATCAAAATCTAGGCAAAAACGTCATTGTGTTGGTGCGAAGCGCCAACGAGTTATCAGAAAAGAAAATGACGCCCCGCATTAACCCGCCTGAAGGCGAAGGGTCCCTCGGCATATCATTAGCTTCCACCGGCATTATCAAATACCCGTGGTATGAATCAATCGGACGCGGCACCATGGACGCGGTCAACATCTTTCACTACACAGTGGCAGGGTACGCGACAATTATAAAAAATATTTTTGCTACAGGAAAAGCCGGGGTCGAACTTTCCGGGCCCGTAGGCATTGCCGTGATTACCGGCAAAGCAGCGCGGCTTGGATTCACATATCTAATGCAATTTACAGCGCTTATATCAATCAATCTTGCCGTATTAAACATAATTCCTTTTCCCGCGTTGGATGGAGGACGCCTTCTTTTTGTGGGCATTGAAAGGTTAAGAGGCAGACCCGTTTCCAGAAAAATTGAAAATGCCGTAAATACCGTCGGATTCGCACTTTTAATTTTACTTATGATTTATATTACGACAAAAGATATTTTGAAATTCCTATAA
- a CDS encoding rod shape-determining protein, with product MFDKLFNFWSKDIGIDLGTANTLVYVRGRGIIIDEPSIVAINQKTGQILAIGQDARKMVGRTPGYIIVSKPLIAGVVSDFEVTEQMLKYFIDRAQEKSFSLIPRPRVVIGVPASVTEVEKRAVEDAAYNAGARDVFLIEEPMAAAIGARLPVQEAAANLIIDIGGGTTDVAVISMGGVVASRSLRIAGDKLTSDISLFMREEHNILIGDSTAENIKLAVGSAYPLEEELTVQVRGRDLLTGLPKELTITSEEVRKAMHRSIRGIVLAIKNTIEETPPELIADLLNRSIFLAGGGSLLRGFDELISHETKLPVKVVDDPMTAVVRGCGMVLDHLDSLKSVLVWTAKEAYI from the coding sequence ATGTTCGATAAACTATTCAATTTTTGGTCAAAGGATATCGGGATTGATTTGGGTACTGCAAATACTCTGGTTTATGTCCGGGGTAGAGGAATAATTATTGATGAGCCGTCAATTGTTGCGATAAATCAAAAAACTGGTCAAATTCTTGCCATTGGCCAAGATGCGCGTAAAATGGTTGGCCGCACCCCGGGCTATATTATCGTTTCCAAACCGCTCATAGCTGGTGTTGTTTCTGATTTTGAGGTAACTGAGCAAATGCTCAAGTATTTTATTGACAGGGCACAAGAGAAATCATTTTCTTTGATTCCGCGTCCGCGCGTAGTCATAGGCGTTCCGGCAAGCGTTACTGAAGTAGAGAAGAGGGCAGTTGAAGATGCGGCCTATAATGCCGGTGCCAGAGACGTTTTTCTTATAGAAGAGCCAATGGCTGCGGCAATCGGTGCCAGGTTGCCGGTGCAAGAAGCGGCGGCTAATCTGATTATAGATATTGGAGGAGGTACAACCGACGTGGCGGTTATTTCAATGGGCGGGGTTGTCGCTTCGCGTTCCTTGAGAATTGCCGGTGACAAATTAACAAGCGATATCAGTTTGTTCATGAGGGAAGAGCACAACATATTAATTGGCGATTCAACCGCAGAAAACATAAAATTAGCCGTTGGTTCGGCTTATCCTTTGGAAGAAGAGTTAACTGTGCAGGTTCGTGGTCGTGATCTTTTGACCGGCTTACCTAAAGAGTTGACCATAACCTCGGAAGAGGTGCGCAAAGCAATGCACCGTTCTATCCGAGGTATTGTTTTGGCAATTAAAAATACGATCGAGGAAACACCTCCGGAGTTGATTGCGGACTTATTAAATAGAAGCATTTTTCTTGCAGGTGGCGGCAGTTTGTTGCGGGGATTTGATGAGTTAATTAGTCACGAAACCAAATTGCCCGTAAAGGTTGTTGATGATCCCATGACAGCTGTGGTGCGTGGTTGCGGTATGGTACTTGACCACCTCGATTCTCTTAAGTCTGTACTGGTCTGGACCGCTAAAGAAGCGTATATATAA
- a CDS encoding rod shape-determining protein MreC, translating to MANNFYKKYFIIFLIVAVIVVFNNYLAANLLPNFFYKIIKTPGIFLTDNLLEFSKYISRFLKTKAVIKENSKLREENNILLGRLAELDSLRRENNFLRDELKVARRLDLPLLLAQIFNIQRGALSSTALINKGVKDGVEEKMPVITAGNILVGVVGQVLDDSAVVLLLDDPRVKISGRVLGSRTLVETSGGLHNNVGLNLVTNSDEIKENETIVSSGLDGLHEALLIAEVTKVESSANALFKKVSARQLFDPSLGSSLFVVLK from the coding sequence GTGGCAAACAATTTTTATAAAAAGTATTTTATTATTTTCTTGATTGTTGCCGTGATCGTTGTTTTTAATAACTATTTGGCCGCTAATTTACTGCCAAACTTTTTTTATAAAATTATCAAAACTCCGGGGATTTTTTTAACGGACAATCTACTTGAATTCTCAAAATATATATCCCGGTTTTTGAAAACCAAGGCAGTAATTAAAGAGAATTCAAAACTGCGTGAAGAAAATAATATTTTACTCGGACGATTGGCGGAACTGGATAGTTTAAGGCGCGAAAATAATTTTTTGAGAGACGAGCTAAAAGTGGCCAGGCGGCTGGATTTGCCGCTGTTGCTGGCGCAGATTTTTAATATACAAAGAGGCGCGTTGTCTTCAACGGCTTTGATTAACAAGGGTGTTAAAGACGGCGTTGAAGAAAAAATGCCCGTTATAACCGCGGGCAATATATTGGTTGGTGTGGTGGGGCAGGTTTTGGATGATTCGGCGGTAGTTTTACTCCTTGACGATCCGCGCGTTAAAATCAGTGGGCGCGTACTTGGGTCGCGGACGCTGGTGGAAACAAGTGGGGGGCTGCACAACAATGTAGGCCTTAATCTTGTGACCAATAGCGATGAAATTAAAGAAAACGAAACCATTGTTAGCAGTGGTCTTGATGGGTTGCACGAAGCTCTGTTAATTGCCGAAGTAACCAAGGTCGAATCTTCGGCCAATGCACTTTTCAAAAAAGTTTCAGCTCGACAGCTTTTTGATCCCTCCCTTGGCTCAAGTTTATTTGTGGTATTAAAGTAA
- the mrdA gene encoding penicillin-binding protein 2, whose protein sequence is MNLSKYKINSFESEELKPEETLADTLSIHPTIETPISRSVFNIFYTAVAVVFVLLVLKSFQFQIVEGEHFASSAEQSSLLSYQLSPLRGLIYDFNNRALVENVPVFDLVVVHTFLPKSSDMLMDGIKLISTIIDRNVESLSEVFEENKDQAAFVIKNDLNKEEMVKIKNISLPYLFIVTNARRYYPDGPASAHLLGNTAKVTPDDLKNDNYFFINDRIGRTGLEAQYEQFLRGEHRDFNFLSSEEVLNRVSQDTKNEGADNLFLNIDSSIQNKLYKTMSYVFASAGVRRGAAIVQNPKSGAVLGLVSMPTFDNNIFEDSSSPDSISAIPNILKNPDRPLLNRVISGRYSPGSTIKPLLALAGLKEGVVTPSTIIFANGSISVQSEVDSNIFYTFRDWKVHGWTDIKKAIADSVDVYFYSLGGGYGNIKGLGIDRISNYIKSAGADKNTGIDLPGEVSGLVPSKEWKKETKGESWYVGDTYNISIGQGDLIVTPVWLNTYIGAIANGGNLMKPYIVREVRGADGRLLEKNEPYTLGQMPFDQETLNIVKQGMRETILSGTASLLQNVPVVLAAKTGTAQVTGRGLNSLFTVFGPYNDPEIVMTVLVENINQSQGLAIKVANDFLLWYFVTRNEEQ, encoded by the coding sequence ATGAACCTTAGCAAGTATAAAATAAACAGTTTTGAGTCAGAAGAGCTAAAACCGGAAGAAACATTGGCCGACACCTTAAGCATTCACCCGACAATTGAAACGCCAATCAGTCGCAGTGTTTTTAATATTTTTTACACGGCAGTAGCGGTGGTTTTTGTGCTCCTTGTTCTTAAATCTTTCCAATTTCAAATTGTGGAAGGTGAGCATTTTGCTTCTTCCGCGGAACAGAGTAGTCTCTTGAGCTATCAATTATCGCCTTTGCGCGGTTTAATTTACGATTTTAATAATCGGGCACTTGTTGAGAATGTGCCGGTTTTTGACTTAGTTGTGGTGCACACTTTTTTGCCCAAATCCAGTGACATGCTCATGGATGGCATTAAGCTTATTTCGACCATCATAGACAGAAATGTGGAGTCATTGAGCGAGGTTTTTGAAGAAAATAAAGATCAGGCCGCTTTTGTCATAAAAAACGATCTTAATAAGGAAGAAATGGTAAAAATCAAAAATATTTCATTGCCATATTTATTTATCGTGACCAATGCCCGGCGATACTATCCTGACGGTCCCGCGTCAGCGCACCTTTTGGGCAATACCGCCAAGGTAACACCCGATGATCTCAAGAATGATAACTATTTTTTCATAAATGATCGCATTGGGCGTACCGGCCTTGAAGCTCAATATGAGCAATTTTTGCGCGGAGAACACAGGGATTTTAATTTTTTAAGCAGTGAAGAAGTTTTAAATCGTGTAAGTCAAGACACAAAAAACGAGGGGGCGGATAACCTGTTTTTAAATATAGATTCTTCAATACAAAACAAGCTTTATAAAACAATGAGTTATGTTTTTGCTTCAGCCGGAGTTAGGCGAGGCGCGGCCATAGTTCAAAATCCTAAATCCGGCGCAGTTTTGGGTTTGGTGAGTATGCCCACTTTTGATAATAATATTTTTGAGGATTCGTCGTCCCCAGACAGTATTTCAGCGATACCAAATATTTTAAAAAATCCAGACAGACCCCTTTTAAACAGAGTAATTTCCGGTCGTTACAGCCCGGGTTCAACTATTAAACCACTTTTAGCTTTAGCTGGTTTGAAAGAAGGCGTAGTCACTCCCTCCACTATTATTTTTGCCAACGGTAGTATTAGCGTGCAAAGCGAGGTTGATTCTAATATTTTTTACACTTTTCGGGATTGGAAGGTGCATGGCTGGACCGATATTAAAAAGGCTATTGCTGATTCAGTTGACGTTTACTTTTACTCTTTGGGCGGTGGTTACGGTAACATTAAGGGTCTCGGCATTGATAGAATATCAAATTATATAAAGAGCGCGGGTGCCGACAAAAATACCGGCATTGATTTGCCCGGGGAAGTATCCGGACTGGTTCCGTCAAAAGAATGGAAAAAAGAAACCAAGGGCGAATCTTGGTATGTCGGCGATACTTACAATATCTCCATCGGGCAGGGCGATTTGATCGTAACTCCGGTCTGGCTTAATACTTATATCGGAGCTATTGCCAACGGCGGAAACTTAATGAAACCGTATATCGTAAGAGAGGTGCGTGGGGCCGATGGTCGGTTGCTTGAGAAAAATGAACCGTACACGTTGGGCCAAATGCCTTTTGATCAAGAAACGCTAAATATAGTCAAGCAGGGAATGAGAGAAACTATTTTATCAGGCACGGCTTCACTTCTTCAAAATGTGCCGGTTGTTTTGGCAGCTAAAACGGGAACGGCACAAGTTACCGGCCGCGGTCTTAACTCTTTATTCACGGTATTTGGTCCTTATAATGATCCGGAAATAGTGATGACTGTTTTGGTAGAAAATATTAACCAAAGTCAAGGTTTGGCCATAAAAGTTGCAAATGATTTTCTTTTATGGTATTTTGTGACAAGAAATGAAGAGCAATAA
- the greA gene encoding transcription elongation factor GreA produces the protein MSTQYFSPEGLEKLKKELEERREQVRPEVTRKILAAKELGDLSENAEYIEAKEMQSFNEGRIGELEDMIKSGVLISPHQKVEVVVVGSTVRVKSGEHGEQKFTIVGAAESNPVHGFISNESPLGTAFLGRKKNEEIEVKTPGGMVSYKILEIN, from the coding sequence ATGAGCACCCAATATTTCAGTCCTGAAGGATTGGAAAAACTAAAAAAAGAATTGGAAGAACGCAGAGAACAAGTCAGACCCGAGGTTACCCGGAAGATTTTGGCTGCTAAAGAACTGGGTGATCTTTCCGAGAATGCGGAATACATTGAAGCCAAAGAAATGCAAAGTTTCAATGAGGGGCGTATTGGTGAACTTGAAGATATGATAAAAAGTGGCGTTTTAATCAGTCCCCATCAGAAGGTCGAGGTTGTGGTCGTGGGTTCCACAGTGAGGGTTAAATCAGGAGAGCATGGCGAACAAAAATTTACCATTGTCGGCGCAGCAGAATCTAATCCGGTGCATGGTTTTATTTCAAACGAATCACCGTTGGGCACGGCATTCTTGGGGCGTAAAAAAAACGAAGAAATAGAGGTAAAAACGCCGGGCGGGATGGTTAGTTACAAGATTTTAGAAATTAACTAA
- the lysS gene encoding lysine--tRNA ligase — MALDDLRKTRLEKLEKLQKAGIDPYPSRSSRTHEIQQAIGDFDELSTKEVEVILAGRIMAKREHGGSTFLDLQDGSSSSSLDSSKLELDKGQIQLFFKKDAIGEKEYDFFLETIDIGDFIEAGGTLFKTKKEERTLEVHAYKLLAKSLLPLPEKWHGLEDVEERLRRRYLDLIMDPAVKELFVKKSVFWQATREFLLNDGGVEVETPILEQIPGGADAEPFKTHMNALDVNLYLRIAPELSLKRLNVGGFEKVFEIGRIFRNEGMDREHLQDYTQMEMYWAYTDYDALMKIVERLIKHVIKKTLGTLTHSYQDKSLDWGAAWNIYDYYEVFEKYTGLNLKEASEKDLINYAKDNKIDVNKHLGKGRLIDVVFKKKVRSNLWDPGFLVLPPVDIEPLAKRSQLDKDRVERFQVVAGGSELGKGFSELNDPIDQRERFEEQVKLGKAGDKEAQRMDEDFVEALEYGMPPTAGFAYSERLFAFLMDRPVRETVFFPLMKPR, encoded by the coding sequence ATGGCCCTAGACGATCTACGTAAAACCCGGTTAGAAAAATTAGAAAAATTGCAAAAAGCCGGCATAGATCCTTATCCGTCTCGTTCTTCGCGTACTCATGAAATCCAGCAAGCAATTGGTGATTTTGACGAACTTTCAACCAAAGAAGTGGAAGTGATTTTGGCTGGACGAATTATGGCCAAGCGCGAGCATGGTGGTTCAACATTTTTAGATTTACAAGATGGCTCGTCCAGCTCCAGTTTGGACTCTTCCAAACTGGAGCTGGATAAAGGTCAAATTCAGCTGTTTTTCAAAAAAGACGCGATAGGGGAGAAAGAATACGACTTCTTTTTGGAAACCATAGATATAGGTGATTTTATTGAAGCTGGTGGCACTCTTTTCAAGACCAAGAAGGAAGAGCGGACTTTGGAAGTGCATGCATATAAACTTTTGGCGAAATCATTATTACCATTGCCGGAAAAATGGCACGGTTTGGAAGATGTTGAGGAGCGTCTTCGCAGGCGGTATCTGGATTTGATAATGGATCCGGCAGTAAAAGAGCTTTTTGTAAAAAAATCTGTTTTTTGGCAAGCAACCAGAGAATTTTTATTAAATGATGGCGGTGTTGAAGTGGAAACTCCAATTCTAGAACAAATTCCAGGAGGGGCAGATGCCGAACCGTTCAAAACCCACATGAATGCCTTAGATGTTAACCTTTATTTGCGTATTGCCCCCGAGCTTAGCTTGAAGCGTTTGAATGTAGGTGGTTTTGAAAAAGTTTTTGAAATTGGCAGAATCTTTAGGAATGAAGGAATGGATCGTGAGCATCTTCAAGATTACACACAAATGGAAATGTATTGGGCGTATACTGACTACGACGCCTTAATGAAAATTGTTGAGCGTCTCATTAAGCATGTTATAAAGAAAACCCTCGGGACCTTAACTCATAGTTACCAAGATAAAAGTTTGGATTGGGGAGCTGCCTGGAATATTTATGATTATTATGAAGTTTTTGAAAAATATACCGGCCTTAATTTAAAAGAAGCAAGCGAAAAAGATTTAATAAACTACGCCAAGGACAACAAAATAGACGTTAATAAACATCTTGGCAAGGGCAGGTTGATTGACGTGGTATTCAAGAAGAAAGTCAGGTCAAACTTGTGGGATCCTGGGTTTCTGGTATTACCACCTGTTGACATAGAGCCTTTGGCAAAAAGGTCACAGCTGGACAAAGACAGGGTCGAGCGTTTTCAGGTTGTGGCAGGAGGTTCAGAGTTGGGCAAAGGATTTTCCGAACTTAACGATCCGATTGACCAGAGAGAGCGATTTGAGGAGCAGGTTAAATTAGGAAAGGCCGGTGATAAAGAAGCTCAAAGAATGGATGAGGATTTTGTAGAAGCGCTTGAATACGGTATGCCGCCGACTGCAGGTTTTGCCTATTCAGAAAGATTATTTGCTTTCTTAATGGATAGGCCGGTTAGGGAAACGGTATTTTTTCCATTGATGAAACCGCGCTAA
- the serS gene encoding serine--tRNA ligase: MLDIKFIRDNKDLISDAVRKKGIKFDVDELLAVDERRRQILQELEAKRAKQNAGSRGGPKAPTELEELKKLKEEIKILENEIANVQKYYDSLMLEVPQVPDSSVPDGKNDADNVEVRRWGKIPKFSFQAKDHIVLMDELDLLDLERGSKVSGFRGYFLKNEAVLLSNALWNFVLEKFIKKGYKPLIAPAIAREFNFTGTGWLPQGKDEVYKVGDDEYLIGTSEVSAMGYHADEVLDVKDLPIKLIVFSPCFRSEAGSYGKDTKGILRVHEFYKLEQVILCKADHEESVKWHEEITHNAEEIVQALKLPYRVVVNCAGDLGLGQVKKYDIETWMPSQERYRETHSASYFHDFQTRRLNIKYRDAGGKLQFAHSLNNTALATPRILANIVENYQTKKGTVVVPKVLRKWMSGVKEIRR; this comes from the coding sequence ATGCTAGACATTAAATTTATTCGTGACAATAAGGATTTGATTAGTGATGCCGTTCGTAAAAAAGGTATTAAGTTTGATGTGGACGAATTATTGGCGGTTGACGAAAGACGCAGACAGATTTTGCAAGAACTTGAGGCCAAACGTGCCAAACAAAATGCCGGCTCACGGGGCGGACCTAAAGCGCCAACCGAGCTTGAAGAGCTTAAGAAACTAAAGGAAGAAATAAAAATACTAGAAAATGAAATTGCCAATGTTCAAAAATATTATGACAGTTTGATGCTGGAAGTGCCGCAAGTACCCGATTCTTCGGTACCGGATGGCAAAAACGATGCCGATAATGTTGAGGTACGGAGATGGGGCAAAATCCCTAAGTTTAGTTTTCAGGCCAAGGATCACATTGTGTTGATGGATGAGCTAGACCTACTTGATTTGGAGCGTGGGTCTAAAGTTTCAGGATTCCGCGGGTATTTTTTAAAAAATGAAGCCGTTTTGTTGTCCAATGCTTTGTGGAATTTTGTCTTGGAAAAGTTTATCAAAAAAGGTTACAAACCGCTGATTGCTCCGGCCATTGCACGTGAATTTAATTTCACAGGTACCGGTTGGTTGCCGCAAGGTAAAGACGAGGTTTATAAGGTTGGCGACGATGAGTATTTGATTGGTACTTCGGAAGTATCGGCAATGGGTTACCATGCTGATGAAGTCCTAGACGTAAAAGATTTACCCATTAAGTTGATTGTTTTTTCACCCTGTTTTCGTTCCGAAGCCGGCTCTTATGGCAAGGACACCAAAGGTATCTTGCGTGTACACGAATTCTATAAACTGGAGCAGGTTATACTTTGTAAGGCTGACCACGAAGAATCGGTGAAATGGCACGAGGAGATTACCCATAATGCCGAAGAAATCGTCCAGGCGCTAAAATTGCCTTATCGCGTGGTGGTTAATTGTGCTGGCGATCTTGGTTTGGGGCAGGTCAAGAAATATGACATTGAAACCTGGATGCCGTCGCAGGAGCGTTATCGTGAGACTCACTCGGCTTCATATTTTCATGATTTCCAAACTCGCCGGCTAAACATCAAATATCGTGATGCCGGCGGCAAATTGCAATTTGCACACTCGCTTAATAATACTGCCCTTGCCACTCCAAGGATTTTGGCAAATATTGTGGAGAATTACCAAACAAAGAAAGGCACGGTTGTTGTGCCTAAGGTTTTAAGGAAATGGATGAGTGGGGTCAAAGAAATTCGGCGGTAA